The genomic segment GGTCGTGTCCGTCAGCGTGCTGCGAATGCGGATACCGGTCACCCCGGACTGGTCGCCGAGGATCTCGTCGAGGGTGCAGTTCCAGCGAATCGTCACCTTGCCCGCCTTTTCCCGGGCGAACAGCTTGTCCTGCAGGATCTTCTCGCTGCGCAACCGGTCACGCCGGTGCACCAGCGTCACGTGACTGGCGATGTTGGCCAGATACAGCGCTTCCTCGACGGCAGTGTTGCCGCCACCGATGACCGCCACCGCTTGCCCGCGGTAGAAGAAACCGTCGCAGGTCGCACAGGCCGACACACCGCGACCAGCAAAAACCTCTTCGGACGGCAGCCCCAGGTACTGCGCCGACGCGCCGGTCGCAATGATCAACGCATCGCAGGTGTAGGTCGCCAGGTCGCCGACCAGCGTGAACGGCCGTTCGCGGACGTGCGCCGTGTGGATGTGGTCGAAGACGATCTCGGTCTCAAAGCGTCGGGCGTGCTCTTCGAAGCGCTGCATCAATTCTGGTCCTTGGACGCCCTGCGCGTCGGCCGGCCAATTGTCGACGTCGGTCGTGGTCATCAGCTGCCCGCCCTGCGCCATGCCGGTGACCAGCACCGGCTGCAGGTTGGCACGTGCGGCATAGACCGCGGCAGTGTAGCCGGCGGGGCCAGAGCCGAGGATCAGCAGGCGGCAGTGGCGGGTTGCTTGGTTCATGTTCGGTCACTCTCCTGGTAGGTCAGCGAAAATTATAACCGCCATCTCTCGTCAGTCTGCTCCCGCCGCGACCACCGGTTAACGTCGGGACCCTGCAAAGTGCCTTATAATCGGCCTGCAAGCCCTTGATAGAAATCACTTCACTTGACGGAAGAATCGCCCATGAACACTCAGGTCGAGCAGACCAGGAGAGGCCCCAGTCTCACCCTGCTGCACAGCATCCCGATTTTTGCCGGAGTCCCCGATTCCCAGCTCGAGCAGATCGCCAAGGTTGCCTTTCACCGCCGGGTCGCGCGCCAGACGACGATCGTTCGTGCCGGCGACAGCACGGACTCCCTCTACGTGCTGATCAGCGGCGGCGCCAAGGTTCTCAACAGTGACGAAGAGGGCCGTGAGGTGATTCTGACCCTGCTTGGCCCCGGTGAGTTCTTTGGCGAAATGGGCCTGATCGACGGCAGCCCACGGTCGGCTGACGTCGTCGCCACCGAAGCCTGCGAGCTGCTGGTGATCACCAAGGGCGACTTCAAGCGCTGCCTGGCCGAGAACTTCGACCTCTGCCTGAACATCATGAAGAGCCTGGTGCAGCGCTTGCGCGAGGCCGACCGCAACATCGAGAGCCTGGCATTGCTCGACGTGTACGGCCGCGTCGCCAAGCTGTTGCTCGATTTCTCCGAGGAAGAGCGTGGGCAGCGCGTCATCCGGCGCCGGGTGACCAAGCAGGACATCGCCAAGATGATCGGCGCCTCGCGCGAAATGGTCAGTCGCGTCATGAAGGACCTCGAGAACCGGGGCTACTTTCGTGTCGAGGACGGTCGCACGGTCATTCTCGACAAGCGATCGCCCGCTTCGATCAGCGCCCAGCGCTCCTGACAGAATTTGTTGCAGAACCCGGCAATGGCATTGTTGAGCAAACTCGGCAGCAGGATTCCCTACCCCTCCAGAACAGCCAGCCCGCTGCCGGAGAAGATCGCAGTCCTGCTGCGTGAATCGCGCTGGCTCGTCCTGATCGTGGTCGCGAGCTTCATCGCCCTCTCGCTCTGGGGTTACGACCCGGCTGATCCCGGCTGGTCGCACGCCGTATACAGCAGCACGCTGCACAACCCGGCCGGGCGCAGCGGCGCCTGGCTCGCCGACATGCTGCTGTACCTCTTCGGCCTCTCGGCATGGTGGTTGATCCTCCTCCTGCTGATCACGGTCGGCTGGGGCTACCGCCGGCTGGAAGGGCAGCACGCCGGCGACCGACGCCCGCTGCTGATCTCGCTCGCCGGGTTCGTCGTCCTCATCGTTGCCAGCAGCGGCCTCGAGACACTGCGCTTCTACACCATCAAGGCCAGCCTGCCGGTCGGCCCTGGTGGCATCATCGGCATCGAGCTGGGCGCCTTCGTGGTTCGCTACCTCGGCTACACGGGCGCCACCCTGGCCTTGGTGGCGATGCTGCTGCTCGGCTGGAGCATCTTTTCCGGCATGTCGTGGATCACCGCCGCGGAACGGGTCGGGACGCTCTTCGAGCGCCTGCTGCTGGCGATCCGCAACCTCTACGGACGCTGGCAGGATCGGCGCATCGGCCGTGAAGTGGCGCGCGAGCGCGAAGCCGTGGTCGAACTCGAGAAGCAGCGTGGCGAGGTCCATGAGGGGGCAGCGGCCGAAAAACCGCCCGT from the Accumulibacter sp. genome contains:
- a CDS encoding Crp/Fnr family transcriptional regulator; the protein is MNTQVEQTRRGPSLTLLHSIPIFAGVPDSQLEQIAKVAFHRRVARQTTIVRAGDSTDSLYVLISGGAKVLNSDEEGREVILTLLGPGEFFGEMGLIDGSPRSADVVATEACELLVITKGDFKRCLAENFDLCLNIMKSLVQRLREADRNIESLALLDVYGRVAKLLLDFSEEERGQRVIRRRVTKQDIAKMIGASREMVSRVMKDLENRGYFRVEDGRTVILDKRSPASISAQRS
- the trxB gene encoding thioredoxin-disulfide reductase, with the protein product MNQATRHCRLLILGSGPAGYTAAVYAARANLQPVLVTGMAQGGQLMTTTDVDNWPADAQGVQGPELMQRFEEHARRFETEIVFDHIHTAHVRERPFTLVGDLATYTCDALIIATGASAQYLGLPSEEVFAGRGVSACATCDGFFYRGQAVAVIGGGNTAVEEALYLANIASHVTLVHRRDRLRSEKILQDKLFAREKAGKVTIRWNCTLDEILGDQSGVTGIRIRSTLTDTTEDLPLLGVFIAIGHKPNTELFAGQLAMEGGYLLTQGGHQGNATATSVAGVFAAGDVQDHIYRQACTSAGSGCMAALDAERYLDGLGLAG